The genomic DNA GTCCTTGTAAGAGTCAAGCTATACtcacacatgaaatgaaaaaagtgtgTAGCCAAAAAACGAAACATAaacttacaaaatacagaaagtcCAAGCATAGCGAACCAACGGCGAGTAGTGAGGGGGTCAAATGTGACATTCAGTGGTGGGGGTACAGAAGGGGCCACTTCTGCTTTTTGGAGTTTTCTGTCAAGTAAATGAAGCCGAAGCTTTGTGTAGCTGACACTCTCTCATAGCAGAGCTTTCTAATCATCCATCCTGCTGTTTGAGTTTATTGAGCTCCTGTGGCCTCCAGCTTGTAGTCTCGACGTGAAGAAATGTTGTCTTGGGTATCGATATGAAGAAGGTGCTGAACTCAAACTGAAACCTGAACAAACACATTCGGAGTATAGAGAGTCCTTCACACACCACCACAGGATATACTGACATGGAGCAAAGTGACATCTGTTATATTTTTAGGTTAATTTATCAAATTAACAGCTGGGTCAGCAGAGATCCCTGTgtgtttctgctttgtcttccctttttctctaatatatcagaaaataaaatcagttcattTCATATTCATTGTGTTCTGCATTCATTATGGTGTCCCATTTCtccttaaattattattttaaataatattccttCTATATACTAACCCTAGCATGCTGTTGTGACACCCTCTTTAGGtcttaaacatttacagtatctttgaaccctgaatgtttcattttatttgtatttagatcTTCTTAAATTCCCACTTTTGGACTCACACTTGACACACAGCTGATGAATGTGTTTGGTTTGTAAAGACTcatcatttataaatgataaccTAAATTAGTGTGAAAGTCTTATAAAGCCCCTCTACATCGGTCTGTCATGTGACGGCTCTCTTTTTAGTCTCCTGTCCTCCTCGACTGTCCCTCCCCAGTATCTGATTGGACAGCATTGGCTGTCAGCTGACGTCACTAAATGACTTCTTCATTATCAGGGTTAAGAATGGCTGTCTGCACTCAGCCCAGGCGTCAGCCATCAGATGACATCCCATAGATGGTACAAATTCATTGTTACTCAGATAAGGCCCCATCTCCAAAGTTCCGAAACAAAAATATTCCCCTTGTTGCCAGTGGCACCTCGGGGTAGTTGCCACTGCACTgtggatttgatttgatttctccagttattattattaaattgaactttttcagttgtgtTCTGTGGTTGAAGTTGTTATCACCACACAGTACTGTTGCTACCTCATTCTGTTGTCTGGTGTTTGTATTGTTCACCATCTTATGTCACAGCACTGGTGCAGAGATGATCAGTCCCAGTATGGCTGATGTCCTGGCAGTACAGTTTCTGAGTCCTTCATGAAATCTTATGATGTTGCTGATGACGGATGATACAGGAGGACCACTTTCAACATTCAGAACAGCTAAGAGGCTTAACAAAAGTAAGCCAGTCATTTATGACGATGAAGACCACTGCTGTCTGAAAAGCGTTACCCACATTTAGGAAAACAAAGAGGTTTTTTCTTGCACCTATAAGTTGTTGAAGAAGATTTTTGCTGAAATATGTGCTGTATTCCAGTGTGAATTCATATATGGCTCTGAGGTTACCTTACATTTAGGATCTTTTTGCCACTTTCTGTGTTTTCTCCACTAATCTTATGTACTTATTAACTACTTTAAACAGAAGTCCTTTACCTCATTCAGaagatttttcttcattatttttgccTGAGGATCCAATGGAAAGATCATTTGTCATTTCTGGGACAGGCTTTACTCCAATATGACTTTGTGTGTGTCTAGGGAAACTTTTTCTGGAAGAGTaccctttaccacattcagaacaggtgtactgcttctctccagtgtggatccTTCTGTGGCGCCTAAGTGCACTTGGACCTGAGAATCGATTGCCACAGTCTGGACAGCATTAAGGTTTCTATCCAGAGTGAATTCTCATGTGATCTTAAGGATTCGTGCTGTCTGAGAAAAGTTTGCCACAGTAAGAACAGCTTTGTTTCTTACTagaatgaattattttatgattGTGAAGAGAACAGTTATATGAGAGTCACATTCCATATTCAGTACAACTGTAAGGCTTCTCTACATTATGACTTTTCATATGATTATACAGAGAATCAAGGTGTGacaattgtttgccacattccaaacaaaaGTGAGGTGTCTCTCTTGTGTGACATCTGATGTGACTTTTTATGATGGTTTATTGTGAGAACTGCTTATCACATTCAGGACAacaataaggtttctctccagtatgagttCTAATGTGGCACTGAAATGTGCTTAAATATAAGAATCGTTTCTCACATTCAGAAAAGCAATGAGATTTTtctttagtatggattttggcatGTGGATAAAGACCTTTCTGTCTTGCATAACATTTGCCACATTAAGAACATACAGTGCATTTTCACTTTAGTTGGAGTTTGTGTGTTTACTTGAAAAGAGCTAATGTTTAAAACCTTTTTCCACAttgagaacagcaatatggcttcacTCCAGTATCAATCTCTGTGTGCCTTTGAAAATTGCATTTGTCAGAAAATTGTTCATCTCATTCTGGAAAGGAATGAGGTTTTTATCCTGGGTGGcttcttctgtgcctctgaagatagCTTATACATGAGaaggacttaccacattctggacaggaatgaggtttttctcctgtgtgaatttttttgtgcaactGAAGATCACTTCTCCatgagaacgacttaccacattctggacaacaatgaggtttttctcctgtgtggattattctgtgcctctgaagactGCTTCTCATTGAGAACGACtgaccacattctggacaacaatgaggtttttctcccgtgtggatttttctgtggtCCTGAAGATGGCTTTTCTTTGAGAACgatttaccacattctgaacagcaataaggtttttctcctgtgtggattcttttaTGGTTCTGAAGAGTGCTTCTCCTtaagaacgacttaccacattctgaacagcaatgaggtttttctcctctGTGAATCTTCATATGCCTATTAAGATCACCTTTGTGTGTGAATtgcttgccacattccaaacaacatttttttccagtatgaatttggatttctttctccacttgctGTTGATCTGTTTTGATGGCTTCTGTCTGTGTTACTCCAGTAGCAGGGAGAGAAGTGCCCTGCAATAAGGTTGCTGTCAGGATCTCTGATCCTCTTGCTGATTTCTTCATACCTTTCTCTTTGTTTTGAGGAGAGGGCTGACCAAATGAAGGTGGAGAGAAGCTGCCATTCTCCTGTCCTGAAAGAACAcaaatattttaactattttattattatccaaggtgacttacaacatttgggacacaattggttacatttctcttgttcttccaactggagcacaggcaggtcacgtgacttgctcgaggtcacatggtgtcaatagcggaatttgaacctgcaacttcagggtttgatgtccaaaTTCCTAACCACTACccgccttttaaaataaatgaaacagtacaaataaagtggtggcacactggttggCGTTCCTTCCTCACACTGAGGTGCCATTTATGGTTTGGCCACTCCATGTGTGGTCTTTACATGTTCTGGTGCTGTCAGTTCAACTTCTCCACCTTTCTCTCATATGTGAAAGACAGGCCTGATCTGATCAAACGATCACAAATCAAAATCAGCCAATTTTCACTCCAAATGACTTGACCGGTGATCAGCAAATTAGCTGATCTTAACATCTGATCTTGAATGATAAAAAGCATTCAAGACAAAGTTCCAACATTACGAAAATACAGAAACACATCCTTGCCAGTCTAACAGTTTTATTGCCTTCCTACAAGAGATAACAAATTTGTGGTTT from Erpetoichthys calabaricus chromosome 5, fErpCal1.3, whole genome shotgun sequence includes the following:
- the LOC114641539 gene encoding zinc finger protein 184-like isoform X6 → MASAKEDGIDERTVDIKEEDCERLTLEDVCVKLEDHEEKISVFKEKEECKEVTAAIKADDLNDFSIGLELLKHETEDIFKQDACEESQSSLQPWSTNTGRLATQENSAELKSELLESEEKITEGNGREGEESPGSVGIRQENGSFSPPSFGQPSPQNKEKGMKKSARGSEILTATLLQGTSLPATGVTQTEAIKTDQQQVEKEIQIHTGKKCCLECGKQFTHKGDLNRHMKIHRGEKPHCCSECGKSFLRRSTLQNHKRIHTGEKPYCCSECGKSFSKKSHLQDHRKIHTGEKPHCCPECGQSFSMRSSLQRHRIIHTGEKPHCCPECGKSFSWRSDLQLHKKIHTGEKPHSCPECGKSFSCISYLQRHRRSHPG